The genomic DNA ATGCTGGATATAATCGATTAATTGTGAAACATCACTGTTATTAAATTGAAGTGGGGCTGGATGCTCAATTGAACCACAAACAGGACATGGTTTTCCTTGCTCTAGCTGATGAACAAGCTCATTAGCTAACTGATTCGCTTTCTCTTTATCAAATTCTGCTTTCTTACGATGCAAAACATTTGTAATAAATGTCGCATGTTTTTCCAGCTCCCTCTCTCGTTCGGCGATTACTGTATAAATTCGTTCATTTCTTTCGAACAGTTGCTTCAAAGATTCGTTCGAAATTTGTAATTGTTGCTCGGACGATTGCAGCGCATTTTTCTGCTGAACATACTGATCAGTGCGTACTTGAAATCTCTCATTCAATTCCTTTACATGCTGGGTTTGATGCTCAATCGCTTGCTTCGCTAAAACAGCAGACTGAATCTGTTGACGCTCTTCTACAGGTATTTCAATTTCATTCATTTTTTCTTGCAACTCTTTTTGACGCATTAGCCCTTTTTCTTGTAAATGTTCCGCCTGTTTCATTTGATTTTGTACTTTCAACACTTCATTTTGTCGATTATTTATTTCTTCTATTAATTTCTTTTGTTCATGCTGTATTTGAATTAGTGTCTGTTTTTCTTCCACAGCTACGCGTAATTTTTCAATTTCTTGCGTTAATATTGGCATTTCCACATCAAATTGTTTTTTTATTTTTTGATAACTTTGTTCACTTTCAAGCGCTAATTTCTTAGCCTTATTATATTGCTTTTCTATAAACGTTTTCTCACTGTCAGCTTTTTCTTTTTGAGCATTAGCAAGTTCAAATTCTTCAAGATATGGTGATAATAAGTCAGCTTGCCTTGCTTTTTCTAACTTTTCAAATAAGCGTTCAATTTCAAACTGTTGTTTTTGTAGTTCGCTCAAAACACCTTCTATTTGTTCTTTTCGCTCCTGTAATTGCTTAACTAATTTCGCCTCTTCAAATTGTGACTCAATTTTTTCAAGTTGCCCCTTTTTTTCAATTAATTGTTTTTCTGCTTCTTGTAGATGTTCATCTGCTAACTTAAGAGCTTCCTTTGAAGCATCACCAAGACCATTCTTCTCTGCCTCAATTTGCCCAATAGAAACTTCTGCTTCTTGAATACGTTCACGTAGTTTTTGATTTAACCGATCACCATATTGTTCTAAGTGAAATAACCGTTGCAACATTTGCCGTCGATCAGATCCCTTTAATGATAGAAATTCCGCAAACTTTCCTTGTGGAAGTACAACTGCACGTGTAAAATCATCAATCGTTAATCCAAGCAATTCTTGAATTGATTCATTCACATCTCCTGCCTTCTCCGCTATTACAACTGTTTCACCTTCAGATAAATCAAGTAAACGACATGATGATGAACGAAGATTCACATCTCCAGTTCGTTTAAAACGCCTCTCCACTCGATACCGCTTTGTCGCTTTTGCGTTACCTAATTCAAAGGTCAATCCAACATCTAATGTATCTTCAGCATGATTCATAATCCCTTGTGTATTGTTGGCTGCACGCTCAACTTTACCGTATAGTGCAAGTGTCATAGCATCAAGTAATGAGGATTTTCCACTTCCAGTTGGACCAAAGATCCCAAATACGCCACCACTCGTTAATGCTTCAAAATCAACCTCTTGTTTTTCACGAAAGCTATGCAAACCTGCTACACTTAATTGAATCGGTCGCATTTATTTCACCTCCTCTTCATCGTGAACTAATTCCATAAATAATTGGACTAATTCACCTTCAGGCATACCTCCACCAGTCTGCCTTTGATAAAATCGCTTAAACATCTCATCGATAGGTAATTTCTGAACTTTAGTACTTTCCTCATCTGTTTCCATCTCTGGAAAAATTGGTCGAATATGGATAATACCACGATGTTGCTTTCGCAAACGGTGGATCTCTTCGATTGATAGTGCATGCTCAACATTCACTTCTAAATCGATCCAAGCTTGCTTATCTCGCCCTTCTTCGAGCCAATTATATACTTCCTGTAACCCATTTCTTGCCTTCCATGTTACGAGTGGCCTTCCACTAGACAAATATACTTCATCAATCTTTATCTCTTTTTCTGCTTTTGGCGGAGAAAGCTCAACAATCGTTACAGATTTTGTATAACTTGACTCTGAAAAACTAAAGGCTAAAGGTGAACCAGAGTATCGCGCTGGTGACTTCGCATGTTTAATATTTTGAGGTCGATGCAAATGACCTAATGCCGTATATTGTGCTCTTTCAGGCAAACTTGTCGCCCTTACAGTATATGCACCGCCAACTTCAATTGGACGTTCTGATTCCGTTGCACTTCCTCCAGCTGTAAAAATATGACTCATTGCGATATTAATACTCTCATCTGTAAATGATTTGCTCATCTCACTAAACAAATAACGGATTTGTGCATCATAGCTTTCACGTAACTTCAGTTCTTCGTTTTCTTCTGATAACACCTTCTTCAATCGTGCTTCAGATGGATACGGCAATGCAGCTACCTTTAATATCTCTTCTGCTGTTGGGATAACAATTGAGCATACTCTCTCAGTAGGATAACCTATTAGCGTAATCCCTTGCTTTCTTGCAAGTGGAGATGATGCTTGTAAACGATCAGGATTATCATGGTTACCAGCGATTACTATGACAGGACGTTTCCCATTATTTGATAATCTAGCCATACTATCGTAGAACAGCTGTTCAGCACGTGAAGGAGGATTAACTGTATCAAATACATCTCCTGCCATCAATACAGCATCAATTTGTTCCCTTTCTACAATCTCACATATTTCATTCAGAAACTGCTCTTGTTCTTCTAATCGGTCTCTTCCCTCTAACGTACGTCCTAGATGCCAGTCCGCTGTATGTAAAAGTCGCATTTCCTCACCTTCTCTTCCAACCTATTCACTTCATACTTATGTAAAACCCCCGAGTAGCCTCAGGGGTTTCACTTATAGACATTGAATATTTTAATAAGC from Bacillus solimangrovi includes the following:
- a CDS encoding AAA family ATPase; translation: MRPIQLSVAGLHSFREKQEVDFEALTSGGVFGIFGPTGSGKSSLLDAMTLALYGKVERAANNTQGIMNHAEDTLDVGLTFELGNAKATKRYRVERRFKRTGDVNLRSSSCRLLDLSEGETVVIAEKAGDVNESIQELLGLTIDDFTRAVVLPQGKFAEFLSLKGSDRRQMLQRLFHLEQYGDRLNQKLRERIQEAEVSIGQIEAEKNGLGDASKEALKLADEHLQEAEKQLIEKKGQLEKIESQFEEAKLVKQLQERKEQIEGVLSELQKQQFEIERLFEKLEKARQADLLSPYLEEFELANAQKEKADSEKTFIEKQYNKAKKLALESEQSYQKIKKQFDVEMPILTQEIEKLRVAVEEKQTLIQIQHEQKKLIEEINNRQNEVLKVQNQMKQAEHLQEKGLMRQKELQEKMNEIEIPVEERQQIQSAVLAKQAIEHQTQHVKELNERFQVRTDQYVQQKNALQSSEQQLQISNESLKQLFERNERIYTVIAERERELEKHATFITNVLHRKKAEFDKEKANQLANELVHQLEQGKPCPVCGSIEHPAPLQFNNSDVSQLIDYIQHVEKLLREFEDMKIHLSSYRLQLEQCSAELTEVLKDKTPVLQIQQEIKPIVNELSEEDIENGFQSFSTEYKALGQDVLELKEAIRKQIRTSREARQAFEEREGRIVHLQKDLKVEEERCTLKQAELERMTKDWIKQFPNLIIDEVSSRYNKLNEIDKLIVDLRMRIEKSVPYLEEKEEEIKHLHQQSVQSEQQLAIAKTSIESKEREANRLLQKVERYAQVDQVESKLTEKKQTMDRLNIDMEQTYQTWQQEKEKYYQIQTKAASATSTYEHASDRVRLAEKRWDEKFSNSSFVTVESLKDCIKSKDEQESWQHTIDSHNEQMKQCKANYSEVKKELQGRTLLDEQWKQVQLHRNTLQEEVSNAQERKGAMFEMLQDVKRKAERYHQLDVKGKGLEKVNERNKKLQQVFRGNAFVEFVAEEQLVHVSKDASDRLKRLTRGRYAIEVDSEGGFIIRDDANGGVKRPVSTLSGGETFLTSLSLALSLSAQIQLRGEYPLEFFFLDEGFGTLDQELLDTVITSLEKLNNQKLSVGVISHVPELKERLPRKLIVTPAEPSGKGSSVHLEAL
- a CDS encoding exonuclease SbcCD subunit D, producing MRLLHTADWHLGRTLEGRDRLEEQEQFLNEICEIVEREQIDAVLMAGDVFDTVNPPSRAEQLFYDSMARLSNNGKRPVIVIAGNHDNPDRLQASSPLARKQGITLIGYPTERVCSIVIPTAEEILKVAALPYPSEARLKKVLSEENEELKLRESYDAQIRYLFSEMSKSFTDESINIAMSHIFTAGGSATESERPIEVGGAYTVRATSLPERAQYTALGHLHRPQNIKHAKSPARYSGSPLAFSFSESSYTKSVTIVELSPPKAEKEIKIDEVYLSSGRPLVTWKARNGLQEVYNWLEEGRDKQAWIDLEVNVEHALSIEEIHRLRKQHRGIIHIRPIFPEMETDEESTKVQKLPIDEMFKRFYQRQTGGGMPEGELVQLFMELVHDEEEVK